The Blastomonas fulva genome contains a region encoding:
- a CDS encoding IS110 family transposase encodes MKQEIVTVGLDLAKSVFQVHAIGSDGAVLIRRKLRRAEVIGFFTDLPSCLVGMEACASAHHWARELIALGHEVRLMPPAYVKPYVKRGKTDAADAEAICEAVTRPTMRFVAVKTVEQQAVLMLHKSRDLMVRQRTMLINALRGHLAEYGIVTGIGAGGVTAMLKALHERQEELPAHARSALHGLAAQLRALTSEIDRLEAQILAWHRADETSRRLATIPGIGPITASAISAAVPDASLFRSGRQFAAWLGLTPRANSSGGKERLGGITKQDDGYLRRLLVVGATAVMRMTRKNADRQPWMAQLLERKPAKIATVALANKTARIAWAVMSRKEVYAAETA; translated from the coding sequence ATGAAGCAGGAGATTGTTACCGTCGGTTTGGATCTGGCGAAGAGTGTTTTTCAAGTTCACGCGATCGGGAGCGATGGCGCCGTCCTCATCCGGCGCAAGCTTCGGCGCGCAGAGGTAATCGGCTTCTTCACCGATCTGCCAAGCTGCCTTGTTGGTATGGAAGCATGTGCATCGGCCCATCATTGGGCTCGCGAGCTGATCGCACTGGGCCACGAGGTCCGGCTGATGCCGCCCGCCTATGTAAAGCCCTATGTAAAGCGTGGGAAGACTGATGCAGCAGATGCCGAGGCGATCTGCGAGGCGGTGACGCGACCGACGATGCGGTTTGTTGCGGTGAAGACCGTCGAACAGCAGGCGGTATTGATGCTCCACAAGAGCCGCGACCTGATGGTGCGGCAGCGGACCATGCTCATCAATGCCTTGCGGGGCCACCTCGCTGAGTACGGTATCGTGACGGGTATTGGTGCGGGTGGCGTAACCGCGATGCTGAAGGCGCTGCATGAGCGACAAGAAGAGCTGCCTGCCCATGCTCGTTCTGCGTTGCACGGGCTCGCTGCTCAGCTGAGAGCGCTCACCAGCGAGATCGATAGACTGGAAGCGCAAATCCTCGCGTGGCATCGCGCCGACGAGACGAGCAGGCGGCTCGCCACGATCCCGGGCATCGGCCCGATCACCGCGTCAGCTATATCGGCCGCAGTGCCAGATGCGTCTCTGTTCCGATCCGGACGCCAGTTCGCAGCATGGCTAGGGCTCACGCCCCGAGCGAATAGCTCTGGCGGCAAGGAACGGCTGGGCGGAATCACCAAGCAGGACGACGGCTACTTACGACGGCTGCTTGTGGTCGGCGCGACAGCGGTGATGCGTATGACGCGCAAAAACGCTGATCGGCAGCCTTGGATGGCGCAGCTCCTGGAGCGCAAGCCTGCGAAGATCGCGACAGTCGCGCTCGCCAACAAAACAGCGCGCATCGCTTGGGCGGTCATGTCGCGCAAAGAAGTCTACGCGGCTGAAACCGCGTGA
- the ybaL gene encoding YbaL family putative K(+) efflux transporter — MHHATPLIGTIVAGLVVAFLMGALAQRLKVSPIAGYLLAGVLVGPFTPGFVADASIANELAEIGVILLMFGVGLHFSLRDLMAVKNIAVPGAIVQIAVATLLGMLLSWFMGWTPIAGFIFGLALSVASTVVLLRALQVRNLVETERGQIAIGWLIVEDIVMVLALVMLPPLARIATNPDGADFMMVAQPMAATLFKVTGFVVFMLLIGRRIIPRVLHWVVHTGSRELFRLAVLAIALGVAFGAAFVFEVSFALGAFFAGMILGETALSRRAAEETLPLRDAFAVLFFVSVGMLFNPNVLVEQPLPLFATVAIIIVGKSLAAFAIARLFRKSTKTSLTIALSLAQIGEFSFILASLGTSLGVLPDEARDLILAGAIISIFINPFLFTWVSKAYAKIEASDPSPAADTNRGHIVLIGYGRVGQYVAADLLESGTDLIVIEDSPEKVAGAVRKGVETVRGNAVDAGVLEKADIDQAAQLIIAIPEGYEAGAIFQRSRSLNSDIKVIARAHSRDEYDHLKKLGLTQIVLAEEETARRMLALLGTP; from the coding sequence ATGCATCATGCTACCCCTTTGATCGGCACGATCGTCGCTGGTCTTGTCGTCGCGTTCCTGATGGGCGCGCTGGCCCAGCGCCTCAAGGTTTCACCCATAGCCGGCTATCTGCTCGCCGGCGTATTGGTTGGACCGTTCACCCCAGGCTTCGTTGCCGATGCCAGCATTGCCAATGAGCTCGCTGAAATCGGCGTGATCTTGCTAATGTTCGGTGTGGGGCTGCACTTCTCGCTCCGCGACCTGATGGCCGTCAAGAACATCGCTGTGCCCGGCGCGATCGTGCAGATCGCGGTGGCTACGCTGCTGGGCATGTTGCTGTCGTGGTTCATGGGCTGGACGCCGATTGCCGGCTTCATCTTCGGCCTCGCCCTTTCGGTCGCTAGTACGGTGGTGCTGTTGCGTGCCCTTCAGGTGCGCAATCTGGTAGAGACAGAGCGCGGCCAGATCGCCATCGGCTGGCTGATCGTCGAAGATATCGTGATGGTGCTGGCACTGGTCATGCTGCCTCCGCTGGCGAGAATTGCAACCAACCCTGACGGCGCCGATTTCATGATGGTCGCCCAGCCCATGGCAGCAACCTTGTTCAAGGTTACGGGCTTTGTCGTCTTTATGTTGCTGATTGGCCGCCGGATCATCCCGCGCGTGCTTCACTGGGTGGTGCATACCGGATCGCGCGAGCTGTTCCGTCTGGCTGTGCTGGCCATCGCCCTTGGCGTTGCCTTTGGCGCGGCATTTGTGTTCGAGGTGTCATTTGCCCTGGGCGCCTTTTTCGCAGGCATGATCCTGGGTGAAACGGCACTGAGCAGGCGGGCTGCCGAGGAGACCTTGCCGCTGCGCGATGCGTTTGCGGTGTTGTTCTTCGTATCTGTTGGCATGCTGTTTAACCCGAACGTGCTCGTCGAACAGCCGCTGCCATTGTTTGCCACGGTCGCAATCATCATCGTAGGCAAATCATTGGCGGCGTTCGCTATCGCCAGGCTCTTCCGGAAATCGACCAAAACAAGTCTGACGATTGCTCTGAGCCTCGCCCAGATCGGCGAGTTCTCGTTCATTCTGGCATCGCTGGGCACAAGCCTTGGCGTATTGCCAGACGAAGCACGCGATCTGATCTTGGCCGGGGCGATCATCTCGATCTTTATCAACCCGTTCCTCTTCACGTGGGTCAGCAAGGCCTACGCTAAAATCGAGGCAAGCGACCCGTCTCCAGCCGCAGACACCAACCGAGGCCATATTGTCCTGATCGGCTATGGCCGGGTCGGCCAATACGTTGCGGCAGACCTATTGGAGAGCGGCACGGACCTGATCGTCATAGAGGACAGTCCGGAGAAGGTAGCCGGAGCGGTGCGCAAAGGGGTGGAAACCGTTCGCGGAAACGCGGTGGACGCCGGCGTTCTGGAAAAGGCTGACATCGATCAGGCAGCACAGCTGATCATCGCCATCCCCGAAGGCTATGAAGCAGGAGCGATTTTCCAGCGGTCGAGATCACTGAACTCGGACATCAAGGTGATCGCGCGTGCGCATTCGCGCGATGAATATGACCACCTCAAAAAACTGGGTTTGACGCAAATCGTGTTGGCCGAAGAAGAGACCGCGCGGCGCATGTTGGCTCTGCTCGGGACACCATAG
- a CDS encoding tyrosine-type recombinase/integrase yields the protein MDTITTAAPNNALRERMLQDMTMRSFGEHTQKDYIRHVRSFAAFLGRPPDTATIEDLRRYQIAQHERAISPATINGAVSALRFLFGITLKRPEMALGLVVVRCTPKLREVLSVEEAARLIEAAPGIKYKAAFGVAYGAGLRVSEIAHLKVDDIDSTRMLIRVEQGKGRKDRNAMLSPHLLDLLRQWWREGKRRGVMLPHGWLFPGRSCTDPISARQLHRAVHEAAEFAGIRKRVSPHTLRHSFATHLLEQDVDIRVIQVLLGHTKIGTTAIYTKVSTRTMQAVASPLDRIFSLMEGPKRTASPPG from the coding sequence ATGGATACCATCACTACCGCTGCCCCGAACAATGCCTTGCGCGAGCGTATGTTGCAGGACATGACGATGCGTAGCTTTGGGGAGCACACGCAGAAGGACTATATCCGGCACGTCCGGTCATTTGCCGCGTTTCTCGGCCGACCACCCGATACGGCCACGATCGAAGACCTCCGGCGCTATCAGATCGCTCAGCATGAGCGTGCCATCAGTCCAGCAACCATCAACGGGGCTGTATCGGCATTGCGTTTCCTGTTCGGTATAACCCTCAAGCGGCCGGAGATGGCACTGGGACTTGTTGTCGTTCGCTGCACACCCAAGCTGCGCGAGGTTCTGAGCGTCGAGGAGGCTGCGCGGCTGATCGAGGCTGCACCGGGCATCAAGTACAAGGCAGCGTTCGGCGTGGCCTATGGCGCGGGTCTGCGCGTGTCCGAGATTGCCCACCTGAAGGTTGACGATATCGACAGCACGCGCATGCTGATCCGGGTCGAGCAGGGCAAGGGGCGCAAGGATCGTAACGCCATGCTCTCGCCGCATCTGCTGGATCTGCTTCGGCAATGGTGGCGTGAAGGCAAGCGGCGCGGGGTCATGTTACCGCACGGCTGGTTATTCCCGGGGCGCAGTTGCACCGACCCGATCTCGGCACGCCAGTTGCACCGCGCCGTGCATGAGGCGGCTGAGTTCGCCGGGATCCGCAAACGCGTGAGCCCGCATACCCTGCGCCACAGCTTTGCCACTCACCTGCTCGAGCAGGATGTCGACATCCGCGTGATCCAGGTCCTGCTTGGGCACACCAAGATCGGTACCACCGCCATCTACACCAAGGTATCGACCAGGACGATGCAGGCGGTGGCGAGCCCGCTCGACCGCATCTTCAGCCTGATGGAAGGCCCCAAGCGAACGGCATCGCCGCCCGGTTGA
- a CDS encoding leucyl aminopeptidase family protein, protein MSTVRKAIAASLSFALAGTALASPALAQGRSDAVAPSLTLKAAKSQHRAVTFAAAPAQMAGTLVLPLTGEADLATRASALSDAERDAIARALKAAEFDYKGQGSLSLRGIGGWDRIHVVSTGTNMSPAAIQKLGVMAGRALMKDKGPLTVMAGGLPAEAVAELATGMGIGEYRSDLYQAKARDAAPMAGTVIVGDTAGAARALYEGRGKALVEAMAFARDLSNEPANVIYPESFVERTLAAFAGVPGVSIEALDVPAMERLGMGSILGSGRGSARPPRMLIVRYTGRGASSAGPVVLAGKGITFDSGGISIKNSGGMGDMKFDMSGAASVVGAVLALSKSRAPVDVVAIAALSENMPDGNAVRPADVLQAMNGKTIEIISTDAEGRLVLADAVAYADAKLNPAAIVDMATLTGSIVTALGDDYAGMFSRHDPLATQLLQAGEASGDDLWRMPLHASYADDTKSTIADIKNSGASGAGAGAGAHFIGAFVKPETPWAHIDIAGMAWGGASDVKAAGSTGYGVRLLEAFVRNFQPVPKIAAAD, encoded by the coding sequence ATGTCCACTGTTCGCAAAGCCATCGCCGCGTCCCTGTCGTTTGCGCTCGCGGGAACCGCGCTCGCCTCTCCTGCCCTGGCGCAGGGCCGCAGCGACGCGGTCGCGCCATCTCTTACGCTCAAGGCGGCCAAGTCCCAGCACCGCGCGGTGACCTTTGCCGCCGCCCCCGCGCAGATGGCAGGAACGCTGGTTCTGCCGCTGACCGGCGAGGCCGATCTGGCCACGCGTGCCAGCGCGCTGAGCGATGCCGAACGCGATGCCATCGCCCGCGCGCTCAAGGCCGCCGAGTTCGACTACAAGGGCCAAGGCTCGCTGTCGCTGCGCGGGATCGGCGGATGGGACCGGATCCATGTCGTCAGCACCGGAACCAACATGAGCCCTGCGGCGATCCAGAAGCTCGGCGTGATGGCGGGACGCGCGCTGATGAAGGACAAGGGGCCGCTCACCGTGATGGCAGGTGGACTGCCTGCCGAGGCCGTGGCCGAGCTCGCCACCGGCATGGGCATCGGCGAATACCGCTCTGACCTGTATCAGGCCAAGGCGCGCGATGCTGCACCGATGGCGGGTACCGTCATCGTGGGCGACACGGCGGGCGCGGCGCGGGCGCTGTATGAGGGCCGCGGCAAGGCGCTGGTGGAGGCCATGGCCTTTGCCCGCGACCTCTCCAACGAGCCTGCCAACGTCATCTATCCCGAAAGCTTCGTCGAACGCACCCTCGCAGCCTTTGCCGGGGTGCCGGGCGTCAGCATCGAGGCGCTCGATGTGCCCGCGATGGAGCGGCTGGGGATGGGCTCGATCCTCGGCTCGGGCCGGGGCTCGGCGCGACCGCCGCGCATGCTGATCGTGCGCTACACCGGACGCGGCGCGTCATCTGCCGGGCCAGTGGTGCTCGCCGGCAAGGGCATCACCTTCGACAGCGGTGGCATCTCGATCAAGAACAGCGGCGGCATGGGCGACATGAAGTTCGACATGTCGGGCGCGGCCAGCGTGGTCGGCGCGGTGCTGGCGCTGTCGAAATCGCGCGCGCCGGTCGATGTCGTCGCTATCGCCGCGCTGTCCGAGAACATGCCCGATGGCAATGCGGTGCGCCCCGCCGATGTGCTGCAGGCGATGAACGGCAAGACGATAGAGATCATCTCGACCGATGCCGAGGGACGGCTCGTGCTGGCAGATGCAGTGGCCTATGCCGATGCCAAGCTGAACCCGGCTGCGATCGTCGACATGGCGACGCTGACCGGATCGATCGTCACCGCGCTTGGCGATGATTATGCCGGAATGTTCAGCCGCCATGATCCGCTGGCGACGCAGCTGCTGCAGGCGGGCGAGGCGAGCGGCGATGATCTGTGGCGGATGCCGCTTCACGCCAGCTATGCCGACGACACCAAATCGACCATCGCCGACATCAAGAACTCTGGGGCCAGCGGCGCTGGCGCGGGGGCGGGCGCGCATTTCATCGGCGCGTTTGTCAAGCCCGAAACCCCCTGGGCGCATATCGACATCGCGGGCATGGCCTGGGGGGGCGCGAGCGACGTCAAGGCCGCCGGATCGACCGGCTATGGCGTACGCCTGCTCGAAGCGTTCGTGCGCAACTTCCAGCCGGTGCCCAAGATCGCTGCGGCGGACTGA
- a CDS encoding TspO/MBR family protein, giving the protein MFSPIVIAAIAWAVILGGAGGLLTEIGSWYKNLKKPSWQPPDWLFGPAWTIILGLAAWALVLAWNGAATDADRGIIIALYAANFVFHFLWSPLFFKLHRPDWAQIEVVFLWSSVFAMCIWLRPYSVLASWLIVPYLVWVSFASVLNAKIVQLNRPFGTASTS; this is encoded by the coding sequence ATGTTCAGCCCCATCGTCATCGCCGCCATCGCCTGGGCCGTCATTCTGGGCGGAGCGGGCGGCCTGCTGACCGAGATCGGTAGCTGGTACAAGAACCTGAAAAAGCCGAGCTGGCAGCCACCCGACTGGTTGTTCGGCCCGGCCTGGACGATCATCCTGGGGCTCGCCGCCTGGGCGCTGGTGCTGGCATGGAACGGCGCTGCGACCGACGCGGATCGCGGCATCATCATCGCGCTGTATGCTGCCAATTTCGTGTTCCACTTCCTCTGGTCGCCGCTGTTTTTCAAGCTGCACAGGCCAGACTGGGCGCAGATCGAGGTGGTGTTCCTCTGGTCGTCGGTGTTTGCGATGTGCATCTGGCTGCGGCCCTATTCGGTTCTCGCAAGCTGGCTGATTGTTCCGTACCTTGTCTGGGTCAGCTTCGCTTCGGTCCTCAACGCGAAGATCGTCCAGTTGAACCGGCCGTTCGGGACAGCCAGCACGTCCTGA
- a CDS encoding IS91 family transposase yields the protein MRTSIEVADILRSAGPAYRAAHAGHLSLGQLKVMTAIETCRTAALGGHVEACDDCGHWRIAYNSCRNRHCPKCQGAAARTWLAAREADLLPVGYFHVVFTLPAEVADIAWQNKAVVYDLLFRAAADTMLTIAADPRHLGARVGITAVLHTWGSALTHHPHVHMIVPGGGITPDGKRWVSSRPAFLLPVRVLGALFRRLFLTRLLALYDAGKLAFFNTLAGLATRKVFLRHLSPIRKKRWVVYAKPPFAGPQAVLAYLSRYTHRVAISNQRLLAFDDASVTFRYKDYRRSGAERQQVMTLATDEFIRRFLIHVLPRGFHRIRHYGLLASSTHKDAMALARSLLGGAAPVEEPEPEEPPDHRPPCPCCGGHMTIIETFARCYQPRAPPPPVSSARRHAP from the coding sequence GTGCGCACCTCGATCGAGGTCGCCGACATCTTGCGGAGTGCCGGGCCCGCGTATCGCGCAGCCCATGCCGGCCATCTGAGCCTCGGCCAGCTCAAGGTCATGACGGCGATCGAGACCTGCCGCACCGCAGCCCTTGGCGGTCACGTCGAGGCCTGCGACGACTGCGGGCACTGGCGGATCGCCTACAACTCCTGCCGCAACCGGCATTGCCCCAAGTGCCAGGGTGCGGCGGCGCGCACCTGGCTGGCCGCGCGCGAGGCCGATCTGCTGCCCGTGGGATACTTCCACGTCGTGTTCACGCTGCCGGCCGAGGTCGCGGATATCGCGTGGCAGAACAAGGCGGTGGTCTATGACCTGCTGTTCCGCGCGGCTGCGGACACGATGCTGACCATCGCCGCCGATCCCAGGCACCTCGGCGCGCGCGTCGGCATCACCGCCGTATTGCATACGTGGGGATCGGCACTGACCCATCACCCGCATGTGCACATGATCGTGCCCGGCGGGGGTATCACGCCAGACGGCAAGCGGTGGGTCTCGTCGCGCCCGGCGTTCCTTCTACCAGTGCGTGTGCTGGGCGCATTGTTCCGCCGGCTGTTCCTCACCCGGCTGCTGGCATTGTACGATGCCGGCAAGCTGGCCTTCTTCAACACCTTGGCGGGCCTCGCGACACGCAAGGTCTTCCTCCGGCATCTGTCGCCGATCCGGAAGAAGCGCTGGGTGGTCTACGCCAAACCGCCTTTTGCCGGGCCGCAGGCGGTGCTGGCCTATCTCTCGCGCTACACCCACCGCGTCGCCATCTCGAACCAGCGGCTCCTTGCCTTCGACGATGCCAGCGTGACGTTCCGTTACAAGGATTACCGTCGCAGCGGGGCTGAACGCCAGCAGGTCATGACGCTGGCGACGGACGAGTTCATCCGCCGCTTCCTGATCCACGTCCTGCCGCGCGGCTTCCATCGCATCCGGCATTACGGCCTGCTCGCCAGTTCGACGCACAAGGACGCCATGGCGCTCGCCCGCAGTCTCCTGGGGGGCGCTGCGCCGGTCGAGGAGCCCGAACCGGAAGAACCGCCCGACCATCGCCCGCCATGCCCATGCTGCGGCGGGCACATGACCATCATCGAGACCTTTGCCCGTTGCTACCAACCGCGTGCACCGCCACCCCCAGTATCCTCGGCCCGGAGACACGCGCCATGA
- the gloB gene encoding hydroxyacylglutathione hydrolase: MIEIIRIPALSDNYIWLAHDPESGETVVIDPAEAEPVLAAAADRGWAITQIWNTHWHPDHVGGNAAIKAATGCTITGPAAESDRIATLDVLVSGGDEVRMGKVQADVIDVPAHTSGHIAYHLPEEHCIFVGDTLFAMGCGRLFEGTPEQMFDNMTRLAALPGDTMVYCAHEYTQSNGRYALAAEPGNADIVARMAKVDAMRLRGEATVPTTIALERATNPFMRAASAAELAERRAAKDSFRG; this comes from the coding sequence ATGATAGAAATCATCCGCATTCCCGCCCTTTCCGACAATTACATCTGGCTGGCGCACGATCCCGAGAGCGGCGAGACTGTCGTCATCGATCCCGCCGAGGCCGAGCCCGTGCTGGCGGCGGCTGCAGATCGTGGCTGGGCGATCACCCAGATCTGGAACACGCACTGGCACCCCGATCATGTCGGCGGCAATGCCGCGATCAAGGCGGCGACCGGCTGCACCATCACCGGCCCTGCAGCGGAGAGCGATCGCATTGCGACGCTGGACGTGCTGGTCTCGGGTGGTGACGAGGTTCGCATGGGTAAGGTGCAAGCGGATGTCATCGATGTCCCTGCGCACACCAGCGGGCATATCGCTTATCATCTGCCCGAAGAGCACTGCATCTTCGTCGGCGACACGCTGTTTGCCATGGGTTGCGGGCGATTGTTCGAAGGCACGCCCGAACAGATGTTCGACAACATGACCCGGCTTGCGGCGCTGCCCGGCGATACCATGGTGTACTGCGCGCACGAATACACCCAGTCCAACGGGCGTTATGCGCTTGCGGCAGAGCCCGGCAATGCGGACATCGTCGCGCGCATGGCCAAGGTCGATGCGATGCGCTTGCGCGGCGAGGCCACCGTGCCAACCACCATCGCGCTGGAGCGCGCCACAAACCCGTTCATGCGTGCCGCCAGTGCTGCCGAACTCGCCGAACGGCGCGCCGCCAAGGACAGTTTCAGGGGCTGA
- a CDS encoding NAD(P)/FAD-dependent oxidoreductase, producing MTDQKTQIVVVGGGAGGLELVRRLGSKYGRDKHDIILVDRNQTHIWKPLLHEVAAGSLDANLDEVGYGGHAVRWGYRFFNGTLESIDRDTKHITTAPLIDDQGREVIGRHKIRYDYLVLAFGGVSNDFGTPGVREHAQFLEHRAQADSFRQRLLNACLRANHEHNTGNADARVRICIIGGGATGVELSAELYNAAKALRNYGLEVFDESKLEVTLVEAGPRILPQIDAELAGVAKHELEQLGVSVRENTQVVSVAEHSVETKQGEIIPADLIVWAAGVKGADGVNEMSDLELNRLGQFVVKPTLQTTLDDHIFALGDCASCTLPGEERPIPPRAQSAHQMASHIFDNLCRVQTGKPLKDFVYKDHGSLVSLSRFSTVGSLMGNLVGGRMAVEGRLARWAYQSLYRMHLIAIHGWWRGVSLIVIGHVNQIVRPKLKLH from the coding sequence GTGACCGATCAGAAGACGCAGATCGTGGTTGTCGGCGGCGGGGCAGGCGGGCTTGAGCTGGTGCGCAGGCTGGGCAGCAAGTACGGACGCGACAAGCACGACATCATTCTGGTCGACCGCAATCAGACCCATATCTGGAAGCCGCTGCTGCACGAAGTCGCCGCCGGCTCGCTCGATGCCAATCTCGACGAAGTCGGCTATGGTGGGCACGCCGTACGCTGGGGCTATCGGTTCTTCAACGGCACGCTGGAGAGCATCGATCGCGACACCAAGCACATCACCACCGCGCCGCTGATCGACGATCAGGGCCGCGAGGTGATCGGCCGCCACAAGATCCGCTACGATTATCTGGTGCTGGCCTTTGGCGGCGTCTCCAATGATTTCGGTACGCCGGGCGTGCGCGAACACGCGCAGTTCCTCGAGCATCGCGCGCAGGCCGACAGCTTCCGTCAGCGGCTGCTGAATGCGTGTCTGCGCGCCAACCACGAACACAACACCGGCAATGCCGACGCGCGCGTGCGTATCTGCATTATCGGCGGCGGAGCGACAGGGGTGGAGCTTTCCGCCGAGCTCTATAACGCCGCCAAGGCGCTCAGGAATTACGGGCTCGAGGTGTTCGACGAGAGCAAGCTCGAGGTGACACTGGTCGAGGCGGGGCCGCGCATCCTGCCGCAGATCGATGCCGAGCTGGCCGGGGTGGCCAAGCACGAACTCGAGCAGTTGGGCGTCAGCGTCCGCGAGAACACGCAGGTCGTCAGCGTTGCCGAGCATTCAGTGGAGACCAAGCAGGGCGAGATCATCCCCGCCGATCTGATCGTCTGGGCCGCCGGGGTGAAGGGCGCCGATGGCGTCAACGAGATGAGCGATCTCGAGCTCAACCGCCTTGGCCAGTTCGTGGTCAAGCCGACGCTGCAGACGACGTTGGACGACCATATCTTCGCACTGGGCGACTGCGCCTCGTGCACATTGCCGGGCGAGGAACGCCCCATCCCGCCGCGCGCGCAATCCGCGCACCAGATGGCGAGCCACATCTTCGACAATCTCTGCCGGGTGCAGACGGGCAAGCCGCTAAAGGACTTCGTCTACAAGGACCATGGCTCGCTGGTGTCATTGAGTCGATTCTCGACCGTCGGCAGCCTGATGGGCAACCTTGTCGGCGGGCGCATGGCGGTGGAGGGCCGGCTGGCGCGCTGGGCCTACCAATCGCTCTATCGCATGCACCTGATCGCGATCCATGGCTGGTGGCGCGGCGTCTCGCTGATCGTCATCGGCCATGTGAACCAGATCGTTCGGCCCAAGCTGAAGCTGCATTGA
- the pcaF gene encoding 3-oxoadipyl-CoA thiolase: MTQAFICDAVRTPIGRYGGGLATVRPDDLAAVVLRALLSRNARLDPEGIDDVLMGCANQAGEDNRNVARMAALLAGLPDNVGGGTINRLCGSGLDAVGSAARAIRAGDADMMIAGGVESMTRAPFVMPKAGSAFARDNAVYDTTIGWRFVNPLMKAVHGIDSMPETAENVADDFAINRADQDAFALRSQQRAAAAQASGRLAAEIVAVTIPQRKGDPLIIDTDEHPRMTSIEALAALKPIVRSGGTVTAGNASGVNDGAAALIVASEAAASRHGLTPRARIIGTAVAGVPPRIMGIGPAPAVQKLLARTGVRLADVDVIELNEAFAAQGLAVLRQLGLPEDADHVNPNGGAIALGHPLGMSGARLALTATEELARTGGRYAIATMCIGVGQGIAMLIERV; this comes from the coding sequence ATGACCCAAGCGTTCATCTGCGATGCCGTTCGCACCCCCATCGGGCGCTACGGCGGCGGGCTTGCGACCGTGCGGCCCGACGATCTGGCCGCCGTGGTGCTGCGCGCGCTGCTCAGCCGCAATGCCAGGCTCGATCCCGAAGGCATCGACGATGTGCTGATGGGATGCGCCAACCAGGCAGGCGAGGACAATCGCAACGTCGCGAGGATGGCGGCTTTGCTGGCAGGCCTCCCCGACAACGTTGGCGGGGGTACCATCAACCGTCTGTGCGGTTCGGGGCTGGATGCGGTTGGCTCTGCTGCACGCGCGATCCGCGCAGGCGATGCCGACATGATGATCGCAGGCGGCGTCGAAAGCATGACCCGCGCGCCCTTCGTGATGCCCAAGGCGGGCAGCGCCTTTGCGCGCGACAATGCGGTGTATGACACGACCATCGGCTGGCGGTTCGTCAACCCGCTGATGAAGGCGGTGCACGGGATCGATTCGATGCCCGAGACCGCAGAGAATGTGGCTGACGATTTCGCCATCAACCGCGCCGATCAGGATGCGTTCGCGCTGCGCAGCCAGCAGCGTGCTGCCGCGGCCCAGGCTTCGGGTCGGCTTGCGGCCGAGATCGTTGCGGTGACCATCCCCCAGCGCAAGGGCGATCCGCTGATCATCGACACCGACGAGCATCCGCGCATGACGTCGATCGAGGCGCTGGCGGCCCTGAAGCCGATCGTCCGGTCCGGAGGCACGGTGACTGCGGGCAATGCCAGCGGGGTCAATGATGGCGCTGCGGCGCTGATCGTTGCGTCCGAAGCTGCGGCATCGCGCCATGGCCTTACTCCGCGTGCGCGCATCATCGGCACCGCCGTCGCCGGCGTGCCGCCACGGATCATGGGAATCGGCCCCGCGCCTGCGGTACAGAAGCTGCTCGCGCGCACCGGGGTCAGGCTGGCCGATGTCGATGTGATCGAGCTCAACGAGGCCTTTGCTGCGCAGGGGCTGGCCGTGCTGCGCCAGCTTGGCCTGCCCGAAGATGCGGACCATGTGAATCCCAATGGCGGGGCGATCGCGCTCGGCCATCCGCTGGGCATGTCGGGCGCGCGGCTGGCGCTGACCGCGACCGAAGAGCTCGCCCGCACCGGCGGTCGCTATGCCATTGCCACCATGTGCATCGGCGTGGGGCAGGGCATCGCGATGCTGATCGAGCGGGTGTAG